A single genomic interval of Oreochromis aureus strain Israel breed Guangdong linkage group 12, ZZ_aureus, whole genome shotgun sequence harbors:
- the LOC116310244 gene encoding rho-related BTB domain-containing protein 2 isoform X1 produces MEPCFLSRSSTNPMQHFLMLRPQLTDSDMDYERPNVETIKCVVVGDNAVGKTRLICARACNATLTQYQLLATHVPTVWAIDQYRVCQEVLERSRDVVDDVSVSLRLWDTFGDHHKDRRFAYGRSDVVVLCFSIANPNSLYHVKTMWYPEIKHFCPRAPVILVGCQLDLRYADLEAVNRARRPLARPIKSSEILPPERGREVAKELGVPYYETSVVAQFGVKDVFDNAIRAALISRRHLQFWKSHLRNVQRPLLQAPFLPPKPPPPIITVPPPPTTTEEHPAGLLEDPHCADVILVLQERQKIFAHKIYLATSSSKFYDLFIMDMQNEEIEKPPRGPISGRELLMRAASFDVCESSDDGDRANLRACTSDGTLKDSEVARRGRLLSSWSRAFVSIQEELVDDPITYSPRPMTVVHMDQSMQLGPFRAVLRYLYTGQLDENEKELMHIAHIAELLEVFDLRMMVANILNNEAFMNQEITKAFHVRRTNRVKECLAKGTFSDVVFKLDDGTIMAHKPLLISSCDWMAAMFGGPFVESCTKEVLFPNTTRSCMRAVLEYLYTGRFCSRSDLDAMELIVLANRLCLPHLVALTELYTVTVLTEAAMMGADIDGDVLVYLDMAQFHGAQQLTGWCLHHICTNYNSICRKFPRDMKAKSAENQEYFEKHRWPPVWYLKEDDHYQRARKERDKEDYLYQRRQCKRKWLFWNLPSSPNSNSPSSGSSAVI; encoded by the exons ATGGAGCCCTGCTTTTTATCTCGTTCATCGACCAACCCGATGCAGCACTTCCTTATGTTGCG GCCCCAGCTGACGGATTCTGATATGGACTATGAGAGACCAAACGTTGAAACTATCAAGTGTGTGGTGGTAGGAGACAATGCAGTTGGGAAGACCCGCCTCATCTGCGCCCGGGCTTGCAATGCCACCCTGACTCAGTACCAGTTACTCGCCACACATGTACCCACGGTCTGGGCAATTGACCAATACAGAGTATGCCAGGAG GTTTTAGAGCGCTCAAGAGATGTTGTGGATGATGTCAGCGTGTCACTCCGGCTTTGGGATACTTTTGGAGACCATCATAAGGACCGGCGTTTTGCATATGGCAG GTCTGATGTTGTGGTCTTGTGCTTCTCAATCGCCAATCCCAACTCTCTGTACCATGTGAAGACTATGTGGTACCCTGAGATCAAACACTTCTGTCCCCGTGCTCCTGTCATCTTGGTAGGCTGTCAGCTGGACCTGCGCTATGCTGACCTGGAGGCAGTGAACAGGGCACGGAGGCCTTTAGCTAG ACCAATAAAATCCAGTGAGATTCTTCCTCCAGAAAGAGGCCGGGAGGTGGCCAAAGAGCTGGGAGTACCATATTATGAAACCAGTGTTGTTGCTCAGTTTGGAGTCAAGGACGTCTTTGATAACGCCATCCGAGCTGCGCTCATTTCACGCCGCCACCTGCAGTTTTGGAAATCTCACCTCAGAAATGTCCAGCGACCTCTCCTTCAGGCACCCTTCTTGCCACCAAAACCTCCCCCACCTATAATCACTGTGCCACCTCCCCCTACCACCACAGAGGAGCATCCAGCCGGTCTTCTCGAGGACCCACACTGTGCTGATGTCATCCTGGTCCTGCAGGAGCGACAAAAGATTTTCGCACACAAGATATACCTGGCGACATCCTCTTCAAAGTTCTACGACCTCTTTATTATGGACATGCAAAATGAGGAGATCGAAAAGCCCCCTCGGGGTCCGATCTCTGGGCGAGAGCTGCTGATGCGTGCCGCAAGCTTTGATGTTTGTGAGAGCAGCGATGATGGCGACAGGGCCAACCTGAGGGCCTGCACTAGTGACGGGACCTTGAAAGACTCCGAGGTCGCCCGGCGGGGCAGACTGCTCTCCTCGTGGAGCCGAGCCTTTGTCAGCATTCAGGAAGAGCTTGTGGATGACCCCATAACGTACAGCCCCAGGCCTATGACTGTAGTCCACATGGACCAGTCCATGCAGCTCGGTCCTTTTCGAGCAGTACTTCGCTACTTGTACACTGGCCAGCTAGACGAGAATGAAAAAGAGCTAATGCACATTGCTCACATCGCTGAGCTGCTGGAGGTCTTTGACCTGCGGATGATGGTGGCAAACATACTCAACAATGAAGCCTTCATGAACCAAGAAATCACCAAAGCCTTCCATGTGCGGCGGACAAACAGAGTCAAAGAGTGCTTGGCCAAAGGCACTTTTTCTG ATGTAGTTTTCAAGCTAGATGATGGGACGATCATGGCCCACAAGCCTTTACTCATCTCTAGTTGTGACTGGATGGCCGCTATGTTTGGCGGGCCTTTTGTTGAGAGCTGCACCAAAGAG GTGCTGTTCCCCAACACAACTCGCAGCTGTATGAGGGCTGTGCTAGAATATCTGTACACGGGCCGCTTTTGTTCTCGCTCAGATCTGGATGCAATGGAGCTCATTGTTCTTGCCAATCGACTTTGCCTCCCCCACCTGGTTGCACTTACAG AACTCTACACAGTAACAGTGCTGACGGAGGCGGCGATGATGGGGGCTGACATCGATGGAGATGTGCTGGTGTACTTGGATATGGCCCAG TTCCACGGTGCCCAGCAGCTCACTGGCTGGTGTCTTCACCACATCTGTACCAACTACAACAGCATCTGCCGCAAATTTCCCAGAGATATGAAGGCCAAGTCTGCAG AGAACCAAGAATACTTTGAGAAACATCGCTGGCCGCCGGTGTGGTACCTGAAAGAAGACGACCACTACCAAAGGGCACGCAAAGAGCGCGACAAGGAGGACTACCTGTACCAGAGGAGGCAGTGTAAACGCAAGTGGCTCTTCTGGAACCTTCCTTCTTCCCCTAACTCGAACTCTCCATCTTCTGGCTCATCTGCAGTCATCTGA
- the LOC116310244 gene encoding rho-related BTB domain-containing protein 2 isoform X2 — translation MAVSTHEPQLTDSDMDYERPNVETIKCVVVGDNAVGKTRLICARACNATLTQYQLLATHVPTVWAIDQYRVCQEVLERSRDVVDDVSVSLRLWDTFGDHHKDRRFAYGRSDVVVLCFSIANPNSLYHVKTMWYPEIKHFCPRAPVILVGCQLDLRYADLEAVNRARRPLARPIKSSEILPPERGREVAKELGVPYYETSVVAQFGVKDVFDNAIRAALISRRHLQFWKSHLRNVQRPLLQAPFLPPKPPPPIITVPPPPTTTEEHPAGLLEDPHCADVILVLQERQKIFAHKIYLATSSSKFYDLFIMDMQNEEIEKPPRGPISGRELLMRAASFDVCESSDDGDRANLRACTSDGTLKDSEVARRGRLLSSWSRAFVSIQEELVDDPITYSPRPMTVVHMDQSMQLGPFRAVLRYLYTGQLDENEKELMHIAHIAELLEVFDLRMMVANILNNEAFMNQEITKAFHVRRTNRVKECLAKGTFSDVVFKLDDGTIMAHKPLLISSCDWMAAMFGGPFVESCTKEVLFPNTTRSCMRAVLEYLYTGRFCSRSDLDAMELIVLANRLCLPHLVALTELYTVTVLTEAAMMGADIDGDVLVYLDMAQFHGAQQLTGWCLHHICTNYNSICRKFPRDMKAKSAENQEYFEKHRWPPVWYLKEDDHYQRARKERDKEDYLYQRRQCKRKWLFWNLPSSPNSNSPSSGSSAVI, via the exons GCCCCAGCTGACGGATTCTGATATGGACTATGAGAGACCAAACGTTGAAACTATCAAGTGTGTGGTGGTAGGAGACAATGCAGTTGGGAAGACCCGCCTCATCTGCGCCCGGGCTTGCAATGCCACCCTGACTCAGTACCAGTTACTCGCCACACATGTACCCACGGTCTGGGCAATTGACCAATACAGAGTATGCCAGGAG GTTTTAGAGCGCTCAAGAGATGTTGTGGATGATGTCAGCGTGTCACTCCGGCTTTGGGATACTTTTGGAGACCATCATAAGGACCGGCGTTTTGCATATGGCAG GTCTGATGTTGTGGTCTTGTGCTTCTCAATCGCCAATCCCAACTCTCTGTACCATGTGAAGACTATGTGGTACCCTGAGATCAAACACTTCTGTCCCCGTGCTCCTGTCATCTTGGTAGGCTGTCAGCTGGACCTGCGCTATGCTGACCTGGAGGCAGTGAACAGGGCACGGAGGCCTTTAGCTAG ACCAATAAAATCCAGTGAGATTCTTCCTCCAGAAAGAGGCCGGGAGGTGGCCAAAGAGCTGGGAGTACCATATTATGAAACCAGTGTTGTTGCTCAGTTTGGAGTCAAGGACGTCTTTGATAACGCCATCCGAGCTGCGCTCATTTCACGCCGCCACCTGCAGTTTTGGAAATCTCACCTCAGAAATGTCCAGCGACCTCTCCTTCAGGCACCCTTCTTGCCACCAAAACCTCCCCCACCTATAATCACTGTGCCACCTCCCCCTACCACCACAGAGGAGCATCCAGCCGGTCTTCTCGAGGACCCACACTGTGCTGATGTCATCCTGGTCCTGCAGGAGCGACAAAAGATTTTCGCACACAAGATATACCTGGCGACATCCTCTTCAAAGTTCTACGACCTCTTTATTATGGACATGCAAAATGAGGAGATCGAAAAGCCCCCTCGGGGTCCGATCTCTGGGCGAGAGCTGCTGATGCGTGCCGCAAGCTTTGATGTTTGTGAGAGCAGCGATGATGGCGACAGGGCCAACCTGAGGGCCTGCACTAGTGACGGGACCTTGAAAGACTCCGAGGTCGCCCGGCGGGGCAGACTGCTCTCCTCGTGGAGCCGAGCCTTTGTCAGCATTCAGGAAGAGCTTGTGGATGACCCCATAACGTACAGCCCCAGGCCTATGACTGTAGTCCACATGGACCAGTCCATGCAGCTCGGTCCTTTTCGAGCAGTACTTCGCTACTTGTACACTGGCCAGCTAGACGAGAATGAAAAAGAGCTAATGCACATTGCTCACATCGCTGAGCTGCTGGAGGTCTTTGACCTGCGGATGATGGTGGCAAACATACTCAACAATGAAGCCTTCATGAACCAAGAAATCACCAAAGCCTTCCATGTGCGGCGGACAAACAGAGTCAAAGAGTGCTTGGCCAAAGGCACTTTTTCTG ATGTAGTTTTCAAGCTAGATGATGGGACGATCATGGCCCACAAGCCTTTACTCATCTCTAGTTGTGACTGGATGGCCGCTATGTTTGGCGGGCCTTTTGTTGAGAGCTGCACCAAAGAG GTGCTGTTCCCCAACACAACTCGCAGCTGTATGAGGGCTGTGCTAGAATATCTGTACACGGGCCGCTTTTGTTCTCGCTCAGATCTGGATGCAATGGAGCTCATTGTTCTTGCCAATCGACTTTGCCTCCCCCACCTGGTTGCACTTACAG AACTCTACACAGTAACAGTGCTGACGGAGGCGGCGATGATGGGGGCTGACATCGATGGAGATGTGCTGGTGTACTTGGATATGGCCCAG TTCCACGGTGCCCAGCAGCTCACTGGCTGGTGTCTTCACCACATCTGTACCAACTACAACAGCATCTGCCGCAAATTTCCCAGAGATATGAAGGCCAAGTCTGCAG AGAACCAAGAATACTTTGAGAAACATCGCTGGCCGCCGGTGTGGTACCTGAAAGAAGACGACCACTACCAAAGGGCACGCAAAGAGCGCGACAAGGAGGACTACCTGTACCAGAGGAGGCAGTGTAAACGCAAGTGGCTCTTCTGGAACCTTCCTTCTTCCCCTAACTCGAACTCTCCATCTTCTGGCTCATCTGCAGTCATCTGA
- the LOC116310244 gene encoding rho-related BTB domain-containing protein 2 isoform X3: MDYERPNVETIKCVVVGDNAVGKTRLICARACNATLTQYQLLATHVPTVWAIDQYRVCQEVLERSRDVVDDVSVSLRLWDTFGDHHKDRRFAYGRSDVVVLCFSIANPNSLYHVKTMWYPEIKHFCPRAPVILVGCQLDLRYADLEAVNRARRPLARPIKSSEILPPERGREVAKELGVPYYETSVVAQFGVKDVFDNAIRAALISRRHLQFWKSHLRNVQRPLLQAPFLPPKPPPPIITVPPPPTTTEEHPAGLLEDPHCADVILVLQERQKIFAHKIYLATSSSKFYDLFIMDMQNEEIEKPPRGPISGRELLMRAASFDVCESSDDGDRANLRACTSDGTLKDSEVARRGRLLSSWSRAFVSIQEELVDDPITYSPRPMTVVHMDQSMQLGPFRAVLRYLYTGQLDENEKELMHIAHIAELLEVFDLRMMVANILNNEAFMNQEITKAFHVRRTNRVKECLAKGTFSDVVFKLDDGTIMAHKPLLISSCDWMAAMFGGPFVESCTKEVLFPNTTRSCMRAVLEYLYTGRFCSRSDLDAMELIVLANRLCLPHLVALTELYTVTVLTEAAMMGADIDGDVLVYLDMAQFHGAQQLTGWCLHHICTNYNSICRKFPRDMKAKSAENQEYFEKHRWPPVWYLKEDDHYQRARKERDKEDYLYQRRQCKRKWLFWNLPSSPNSNSPSSGSSAVI, encoded by the exons ATGGACTATGAGAGACCAAACGTTGAAACTATCAAGTGTGTGGTGGTAGGAGACAATGCAGTTGGGAAGACCCGCCTCATCTGCGCCCGGGCTTGCAATGCCACCCTGACTCAGTACCAGTTACTCGCCACACATGTACCCACGGTCTGGGCAATTGACCAATACAGAGTATGCCAGGAG GTTTTAGAGCGCTCAAGAGATGTTGTGGATGATGTCAGCGTGTCACTCCGGCTTTGGGATACTTTTGGAGACCATCATAAGGACCGGCGTTTTGCATATGGCAG GTCTGATGTTGTGGTCTTGTGCTTCTCAATCGCCAATCCCAACTCTCTGTACCATGTGAAGACTATGTGGTACCCTGAGATCAAACACTTCTGTCCCCGTGCTCCTGTCATCTTGGTAGGCTGTCAGCTGGACCTGCGCTATGCTGACCTGGAGGCAGTGAACAGGGCACGGAGGCCTTTAGCTAG ACCAATAAAATCCAGTGAGATTCTTCCTCCAGAAAGAGGCCGGGAGGTGGCCAAAGAGCTGGGAGTACCATATTATGAAACCAGTGTTGTTGCTCAGTTTGGAGTCAAGGACGTCTTTGATAACGCCATCCGAGCTGCGCTCATTTCACGCCGCCACCTGCAGTTTTGGAAATCTCACCTCAGAAATGTCCAGCGACCTCTCCTTCAGGCACCCTTCTTGCCACCAAAACCTCCCCCACCTATAATCACTGTGCCACCTCCCCCTACCACCACAGAGGAGCATCCAGCCGGTCTTCTCGAGGACCCACACTGTGCTGATGTCATCCTGGTCCTGCAGGAGCGACAAAAGATTTTCGCACACAAGATATACCTGGCGACATCCTCTTCAAAGTTCTACGACCTCTTTATTATGGACATGCAAAATGAGGAGATCGAAAAGCCCCCTCGGGGTCCGATCTCTGGGCGAGAGCTGCTGATGCGTGCCGCAAGCTTTGATGTTTGTGAGAGCAGCGATGATGGCGACAGGGCCAACCTGAGGGCCTGCACTAGTGACGGGACCTTGAAAGACTCCGAGGTCGCCCGGCGGGGCAGACTGCTCTCCTCGTGGAGCCGAGCCTTTGTCAGCATTCAGGAAGAGCTTGTGGATGACCCCATAACGTACAGCCCCAGGCCTATGACTGTAGTCCACATGGACCAGTCCATGCAGCTCGGTCCTTTTCGAGCAGTACTTCGCTACTTGTACACTGGCCAGCTAGACGAGAATGAAAAAGAGCTAATGCACATTGCTCACATCGCTGAGCTGCTGGAGGTCTTTGACCTGCGGATGATGGTGGCAAACATACTCAACAATGAAGCCTTCATGAACCAAGAAATCACCAAAGCCTTCCATGTGCGGCGGACAAACAGAGTCAAAGAGTGCTTGGCCAAAGGCACTTTTTCTG ATGTAGTTTTCAAGCTAGATGATGGGACGATCATGGCCCACAAGCCTTTACTCATCTCTAGTTGTGACTGGATGGCCGCTATGTTTGGCGGGCCTTTTGTTGAGAGCTGCACCAAAGAG GTGCTGTTCCCCAACACAACTCGCAGCTGTATGAGGGCTGTGCTAGAATATCTGTACACGGGCCGCTTTTGTTCTCGCTCAGATCTGGATGCAATGGAGCTCATTGTTCTTGCCAATCGACTTTGCCTCCCCCACCTGGTTGCACTTACAG AACTCTACACAGTAACAGTGCTGACGGAGGCGGCGATGATGGGGGCTGACATCGATGGAGATGTGCTGGTGTACTTGGATATGGCCCAG TTCCACGGTGCCCAGCAGCTCACTGGCTGGTGTCTTCACCACATCTGTACCAACTACAACAGCATCTGCCGCAAATTTCCCAGAGATATGAAGGCCAAGTCTGCAG AGAACCAAGAATACTTTGAGAAACATCGCTGGCCGCCGGTGTGGTACCTGAAAGAAGACGACCACTACCAAAGGGCACGCAAAGAGCGCGACAAGGAGGACTACCTGTACCAGAGGAGGCAGTGTAAACGCAAGTGGCTCTTCTGGAACCTTCCTTCTTCCCCTAACTCGAACTCTCCATCTTCTGGCTCATCTGCAGTCATCTGA